In Cytobacillus oceanisediminis, the following proteins share a genomic window:
- a CDS encoding ParM/StbA family protein, translating to MEKQNFLAVDIGNSWYKALASDNGIFSEYQLPNAIALFDGEFYEKPYDDEDIILEENLIVEVKSPAVIDKREIFYIGKGAARQRDVSLTGFNNQKVDEDRTYLLLFGLAAYHASLQFPEETDINYSIDQLAVSLPTTQYKERKSRLRDKLAGTHTVIFHKVPGVPEPKELTVKLEIKEIIVGAEGACAYLGLTRDQETLEIKNEELVKESQKGIIIGDLGGDSVDFVGIKNNRPVASVEGEPFGINQFLDNIIQRVSKKELFRFDSRAELEEKLAAGQSEWYVEPFAGVRKDISKYIIPQLKSMAIKYLEHFDRVRSSSTEIKGAVRYIAVGGAAKLARKQIQEAAVRWSERGRPIELMFPEDMEKLNVQGLMILAKMNQLKKVQGNHVISTKG from the coding sequence ATGGAAAAACAAAATTTTCTTGCTGTAGATATTGGAAACAGCTGGTATAAAGCGTTAGCATCTGATAATGGAATTTTTTCAGAATATCAGCTGCCAAATGCTATCGCCCTGTTCGATGGAGAATTTTATGAAAAGCCATATGATGATGAGGATATAATCCTGGAAGAAAACCTCATTGTCGAAGTTAAAAGCCCGGCTGTGATTGATAAAAGGGAAATTTTTTATATCGGTAAAGGTGCAGCCAGACAAAGAGATGTTAGTTTAACTGGGTTCAACAACCAAAAGGTGGATGAGGATAGGACTTATTTGCTGTTATTTGGTCTGGCGGCCTACCACGCATCGCTTCAATTTCCGGAAGAAACAGATATAAATTATTCTATTGATCAATTAGCTGTTTCACTTCCAACAACTCAGTATAAAGAAAGAAAATCACGCTTAAGGGATAAGCTGGCAGGTACACATACAGTCATTTTCCATAAAGTGCCCGGAGTGCCCGAACCAAAAGAATTAACAGTTAAATTAGAAATTAAAGAAATCATTGTAGGGGCTGAAGGTGCTTGTGCATATCTGGGTTTGACAAGGGACCAGGAAACCCTGGAAATTAAAAATGAAGAGCTTGTCAAAGAATCGCAAAAAGGAATAATTATTGGGGATCTTGGGGGAGATTCAGTAGACTTTGTAGGAATTAAAAATAATAGGCCTGTTGCTTCAGTCGAGGGAGAACCATTTGGTATCAATCAATTTCTTGATAATATTATTCAAAGAGTCAGTAAAAAGGAATTGTTCAGGTTTGATTCCCGGGCCGAGCTGGAGGAAAAATTGGCTGCCGGACAGTCAGAATGGTATGTCGAGCCATTTGCCGGGGTAAGAAAAGATATTAGCAAATATATTATCCCTCAGTTAAAGTCCATGGCGATTAAATACCTTGAGCATTTTGATCGTGTGAGAAGCAGTTCAACCGAGATTAAAGGAGCTGTTCGGTATATTGCAGTAGGGGGAGCAGCGAAATTGGCCAGAAAACAAATCCAGGAAGCAGCTGTCAGATGGAGTGAAAGGGGCCGCCCAATTGAACTTATGTTCCCGGAAGACATGGAAAAGTTAAATGTTCAAGGATTAATGATCTTGGCTAAAATGAATCAGTTAAAGAAAGTACAAGGAAATCACGTAATTTCCACTAAAGGTTAG
- a CDS encoding CsxC family protein has product MNNKDKKCVDVDVSAHMGECENVPVPVAPTTPVGTRVLRVPVTLAEIAVRTNMVANIKFPDPVLEIKDIKKRVKIIQCRLLLPGIAAGSNPFQATTLRLFIKGFVRKNIQYATPCPNSSGHCVSSEMRSLTVDVPFECVTTIPSNRFLTPPQLPFVNTRQEFDFFREQELGHGFPEKDHLLSSDLSQFHQVSTQFYNQIPFCELISSNIIEWDEAIDREKLPGHAPFEEGAFHEVVEKMFLEFTVKILQNQQVPVTAVAPPPTPPL; this is encoded by the coding sequence ATGAATAACAAAGATAAAAAATGTGTTGATGTAGATGTATCTGCTCATATGGGCGAATGCGAAAATGTACCGGTACCTGTAGCCCCAACAACACCTGTAGGCACTAGAGTTTTGAGAGTCCCTGTAACACTTGCTGAAATAGCTGTAAGAACTAATATGGTGGCAAATATTAAATTTCCGGATCCTGTACTAGAAATTAAGGATATCAAAAAGAGAGTTAAAATTATTCAATGCCGTTTACTGCTTCCTGGGATAGCTGCTGGTTCTAACCCATTTCAAGCTACGACCCTCAGATTATTTATAAAAGGTTTCGTTCGAAAAAACATTCAATATGCAACTCCGTGTCCTAATTCATCAGGTCATTGTGTTTCTTCTGAAATGCGTTCCTTAACAGTAGATGTGCCTTTTGAGTGTGTGACTACTATCCCGAGTAACAGGTTTTTAACACCGCCACAGCTCCCATTTGTAAACACCCGACAAGAATTTGACTTTTTCAGGGAGCAAGAATTGGGTCATGGGTTTCCTGAAAAAGATCACCTTCTGTCCAGTGATCTTTCCCAATTCCACCAAGTGAGTACACAATTTTACAACCAGATTCCTTTTTGCGAATTAATTTCAAGTAATATCATTGAATGGGATGAAGCTATTGATAGGGAAAAATTGCCAGGTCATGCTCCATTTGAAGAAGGAGCTTTCCATGAAGTTGTAGAGAAAATGTTCTTGGAGTTCACTGTGAAAATCCTTCAAAATCAGCAAGTGCCTGTAACTGCAGTCGCTCCTCCTCCTACTCCACCGCTCTAG
- a CDS encoding CsxC family protein — translation MSDKHKDHKKHECQVKTTHCECESHEHHHPQVSIGKIVAKVPVVLAELTLQINVDAVITFPEPVLEIKDIKKHVKLTQCRLLLPTNKLFIKGFVRKNIQYASPSPEIEPSTSKSVASDIHSFTTDIPFQCTTEIKKFITCPVMPKTNKRNEFDFLVSQPLPSGFPEKDELQSNDLSQFHQESKQFYNELPFCELISSKIIEWDEAIDREPLPTSSPLGEGYFTKVEEKMVLDIDLKVLQKQQIRVASTTNDDCCDCCD, via the coding sequence ATGTCAGATAAACATAAAGATCATAAAAAACATGAATGCCAAGTAAAAACTACTCATTGTGAATGTGAAAGTCATGAACACCACCATCCGCAGGTATCTATTGGAAAAATAGTTGCAAAGGTTCCAGTTGTCCTGGCTGAACTTACACTTCAAATAAATGTGGATGCGGTTATAACCTTTCCAGAACCAGTGCTGGAAATTAAAGATATCAAAAAACATGTAAAATTAACTCAATGCAGATTGCTGCTCCCTACAAACAAGTTATTTATAAAAGGTTTTGTGAGGAAAAATATTCAATATGCAAGTCCGAGTCCGGAGATTGAACCCAGTACTTCCAAATCTGTTGCTTCCGACATTCATTCTTTCACGACAGATATTCCATTTCAGTGCACAACAGAGATTAAGAAGTTTATAACCTGTCCTGTTATGCCTAAGACGAATAAACGCAATGAATTTGATTTCCTGGTTTCACAGCCTCTCCCTTCAGGATTCCCTGAAAAAGATGAATTGCAGTCAAATGATCTTTCCCAATTCCATCAGGAAAGCAAGCAATTTTACAATGAATTGCCTTTCTGTGAGTTAATTTCGAGTAAGATTATTGAATGGGATGAAGCAATTGATCGGGAGCCGCTGCCAACCTCATCTCCCCTAGGAGAGGGATATTTTACAAAAGTAGAAGAGAAAATGGTTCTTGATATTGACCTTAAAGTACTCCAAAAACAACAGATACGTGTAGCTTCGACGACCAATGATGATTGCTGCGATTGCTGTGATTAA
- a CDS encoding CsxC family protein, with amino-acid sequence MKNNTGHGCGCNDHKSCPPMPASHEVKSKSTGCDIDTFLIGGTEETVVLADVTVETLVEADIHLPTFATDIKNIRKNVHLTQCKATPDFADPFRVKLFVEGYVHKNIQFVDGGSCVRDFSVNVPFRCFDFVNLINPVAFPFEDPFSSKDSGNLEIREISKDGMSADRCNFGSITFEINNEPIKCKLLASQVDQWDILSDFDNWGRFNKITEKMNVVLFLKLSQKQQVAEPSPNGSSAETINDKFRRLTRRR; translated from the coding sequence ATGAAAAACAATACTGGCCATGGCTGTGGCTGCAATGATCATAAATCGTGCCCCCCAATGCCGGCAAGCCACGAAGTAAAGTCAAAGAGCACAGGCTGTGATATTGACACGTTTCTAATTGGCGGAACAGAAGAAACTGTTGTTTTGGCAGATGTGACAGTAGAAACATTAGTAGAAGCAGATATTCATTTGCCTACATTTGCAACTGATATTAAAAATATCAGAAAAAATGTCCATTTAACACAATGTAAAGCTACACCGGATTTTGCTGATCCTTTTAGAGTCAAACTATTTGTAGAAGGGTATGTGCACAAAAATATTCAATTTGTTGACGGTGGAAGCTGTGTAAGGGATTTTAGTGTAAATGTACCTTTTAGATGTTTTGACTTTGTTAATCTTATTAACCCTGTAGCCTTTCCTTTTGAGGATCCATTCAGCAGCAAAGACAGCGGCAATTTAGAAATCAGGGAGATTTCAAAGGATGGAATGAGTGCAGATCGCTGTAATTTCGGCTCCATCACTTTTGAAATCAATAATGAGCCGATTAAATGCAAATTGCTTGCCTCGCAAGTAGATCAGTGGGATATTCTGAGCGATTTTGATAACTGGGGACGTTTTAATAAAATTACTGAAAAAATGAATGTTGTGCTTTTCCTTAAATTGTCACAAAAACAGCAAGTTGCAGAACCATCTCCAAATGGCTCCAGCGCAGAGACTATTAACGATAAATTTAGAAGACTTACTCGCCGCAGATAA
- a CDS encoding CgeB family protein yields the protein MRILFITSGYKGIYDWFESWIQDELIKEHKVFFYYFSQGVKELESILQTFKPELALTLVGYKIPKIMLEILKQYEIKTSIWLTEDPYNMDRSIGLMKDFDYLFTIDTSALEYYKKIGHKKAFHLPLAANPDVFQPKKVAEEFKSDICFVGYPYPDRIQLLEFILQRTTYKVSVIGFWSRYLRSYWKNNNLIINEGWAEPPTVANYYNGAKIVLNSHRPLNLRQNKNKLGIAAKSINNRTFDVAACGAFQLIEFREDLTKHFIENEEMVAFRNIDDLIQKIHYYIKADTERKAIANKARNRVLKDHTFQHRIEQMLSIIRKS from the coding sequence ATGAGAATCCTTTTTATAACTTCAGGATATAAAGGAATTTATGATTGGTTTGAATCATGGATTCAAGATGAATTAATAAAAGAGCATAAAGTGTTTTTTTATTATTTTAGTCAGGGTGTAAAAGAACTGGAATCGATTTTACAGACATTTAAGCCTGAGCTGGCCTTAACATTAGTTGGGTACAAAATACCAAAAATAATGCTGGAAATCCTCAAACAATATGAAATTAAAACTTCGATATGGCTTACAGAAGATCCCTATAATATGGATCGTTCCATCGGGCTCATGAAAGATTTTGATTATTTATTTACAATTGACACCTCAGCTCTTGAATATTACAAAAAGATAGGACATAAGAAGGCTTTCCATTTGCCGCTTGCTGCAAATCCCGATGTTTTTCAACCCAAGAAGGTTGCCGAAGAATTCAAAAGTGATATTTGCTTCGTTGGCTATCCATATCCTGACCGTATACAGCTTCTCGAATTCATCTTGCAAAGAACAACTTACAAGGTAAGTGTTATAGGGTTTTGGAGCCGCTATTTACGCAGTTATTGGAAAAATAATAACTTAATAATCAATGAAGGATGGGCAGAACCTCCAACAGTCGCAAACTATTATAATGGAGCAAAAATCGTGCTTAATTCTCATCGCCCGTTAAATTTGCGTCAAAACAAGAATAAGTTGGGAATCGCAGCGAAAAGCATTAATAATCGTACATTTGATGTGGCAGCTTGCGGAGCATTTCAGCTTATAGAGTTCAGAGAGGATTTAACCAAACACTTTATTGAAAATGAAGAAATGGTAGCATTTAGGAATATTGATGATCTAATCCAGAAGATTCATTATTATATAAAAGCAGATACAGAACGAAAGGCTATTGCAAATAAAGCCAGAAACCGTGTACTAAAAGATCATACCTTTCAGCACCGTATAGAGCAAATGCTCTCTATAATTAGAAAATCTTAA
- a CDS encoding sulfotransferase gives MGKKSRLFLVLCLHRSGSSATAGVMHHLGIHMGTNLIASSPYNRKGHFENIGFRNINDEILQTAKSSWNNPPSSKKIKASNFTISKMRTFLSENVKPVWGLKDPRTLLTFEVWKPVLEEVADITYVFIHRPFEASVRSMANRDRKGIENAAQILTPYLKSLYHYRHTYGLPAENIIDIHFEDMLKNPEPFVRKFNEKIGNSPGYNLKEAEKFLDKGLKKF, from the coding sequence ATGGGAAAGAAAAGCAGGCTTTTCCTGGTTTTATGCCTTCATCGTTCGGGATCTAGTGCAACAGCAGGTGTGATGCACCATTTAGGGATTCATATGGGAACTAACCTCATTGCATCTTCCCCCTATAATCGAAAGGGCCATTTTGAGAATATAGGGTTCAGAAATATCAATGATGAAATCCTTCAAACTGCCAAATCTTCATGGAATAATCCGCCCAGCAGCAAAAAAATCAAAGCTTCGAATTTTACAATTTCTAAAATGCGGACATTTCTTTCTGAAAATGTTAAACCTGTTTGGGGATTAAAAGATCCCAGGACATTATTAACTTTTGAAGTTTGGAAACCAGTCTTAGAAGAAGTGGCTGATATTACTTATGTATTTATACATCGGCCTTTTGAAGCTTCTGTCCGTTCAATGGCAAATCGGGATCGTAAGGGAATCGAAAATGCAGCACAAATATTAACTCCATATTTGAAAAGTCTCTATCATTATCGACACACCTATGGTCTTCCTGCGGAAAACATTATTGACATCCATTTTGAGGATATGTTAAAAAATCCCGAGCCGTTTGTTAGGAAGTTCAATGAAAAAATCGGAAATTCGCCAGGTTACAATCTTAAGGAAGCTGAGAAATTTTTAGATAAAGGTTTAAAAAAATTTTGA